A portion of the Microlunatus phosphovorus NM-1 genome contains these proteins:
- a CDS encoding IS3 family transposase: MTDTVTGLVERAGVTVGRGCQLVGLARSSYYRVARGYRHYRPVAAPVPHTARVQPAALTPAERDQIIAVLTEIDDTGEPDADQQAWAADLSVQQVYWRAFDAGLVGCSQRTFYRVAAGQQLVGDRRRGGHGRHGSHGRKPPAVAATRPNQLWSWDATELAGPGQERYKLMLVLDVYSRYPVRWRIEYSETTPDAVELFTTAIAQYGVPSTVHADNGSVMRSHDLVDQLHDQGIVTSYSRPRVSDDNPFSESMFKTIKYDLSCPDRFDTIEHARAWTETFLTRYATEHRHSGIGHYTPAAVYHGTVDTDRARRQAHLDRSWQSHPERFRRPPRAPAITTTGINAHLLSQEG; this comes from the coding sequence GTGACCGACACCGTGACCGGGCTGGTCGAACGTGCTGGTGTGACGGTTGGTCGGGGGTGTCAGCTGGTCGGATTGGCCCGATCGTCCTACTACCGGGTGGCCCGCGGTTATCGGCACTATCGGCCGGTCGCAGCACCGGTGCCGCATACGGCCCGGGTCCAGCCGGCGGCGTTGACCCCGGCCGAACGGGACCAGATCATCGCGGTCTTGACCGAGATCGACGACACCGGCGAGCCTGATGCCGATCAGCAGGCATGGGCAGCGGATCTGTCGGTGCAGCAGGTCTACTGGCGTGCCTTCGACGCCGGCCTGGTCGGCTGCTCGCAGCGCACGTTCTACCGGGTCGCCGCCGGTCAGCAGCTGGTCGGTGACCGCCGCCGCGGCGGGCATGGCCGGCACGGCAGCCACGGCCGCAAACCCCCGGCGGTGGCCGCGACCCGGCCGAACCAGCTGTGGTCGTGGGATGCCACCGAGCTGGCCGGACCCGGCCAGGAACGCTACAAGCTGATGCTGGTCTTGGACGTGTACTCCCGCTACCCGGTCCGGTGGCGGATCGAGTACAGCGAAACAACCCCGGACGCGGTCGAGCTGTTCACCACCGCGATCGCCCAGTACGGGGTGCCGTCCACCGTGCATGCCGACAACGGGTCGGTGATGCGTAGCCACGACCTGGTCGACCAGCTCCACGACCAGGGCATCGTGACCTCCTACTCCCGGCCCCGGGTCAGCGACGACAACCCGTTCTCCGAATCGATGTTCAAGACCATCAAGTACGACCTGTCCTGCCCGGACCGGTTCGACACCATCGAACACGCCCGGGCCTGGACCGAGACGTTCTTGACCCGTTACGCCACCGAGCACCGCCACAGCGGCATCGGGCACTACACCCCGGCCGCGGTCTACCACGGCACCGTCGACACCGACCGTGCCCGCCGCCAAGCCCACCTGGACCGCTCCTGGCAGTCCCATCCCGAACGGTTCCGGCGGCCACCCCGTGCACCAGCCATCACCACCACAGGAATCAACGCACACCTTCTGTCTCAGGAAGGTTGA
- a CDS encoding calcium-binding protein: protein MTMSVTARSVTARRLARWAVLPAAAALSLGLFAVSAPTAEAAAHYCNGHRATIVGTNGNNDIEGTSGRDVIVALGGHDEIDGNGGNDVICAGAGNDEVDGGSGNDWISGGSGHDDLEGGSGKDYIKGGSGNDHIEGERGRDKLYGNSGHDLVEGGRAKDKVSGGKGKDVVKQGKASDRQEDRWEDTYRWDD from the coding sequence ATGACCATGTCTGTCACCGCCCGGTCTGTCACCGCTCGCCGCCTCGCGCGCTGGGCCGTGCTGCCGGCTGCGGCTGCACTCAGCCTGGGCCTGTTCGCGGTCAGCGCCCCGACCGCGGAGGCGGCTGCCCACTACTGCAATGGCCACCGCGCCACCATCGTCGGTACCAATGGCAACAACGACATCGAGGGCACCAGCGGTCGTGACGTGATCGTCGCGCTGGGCGGCCACGACGAGATCGACGGCAACGGCGGCAATGATGTGATCTGCGCCGGCGCCGGCAACGACGAGGTCGACGGCGGGTCCGGAAACGACTGGATCAGCGGCGGCTCGGGCCACGACGACCTGGAAGGTGGCTCGGGCAAGGACTACATCAAGGGCGGGTCCGGCAACGACCACATCGAGGGTGAGCGTGGTCGCGACAAGCTCTATGGGAACTCCGGCCATGACCTGGTCGAGGGTGGCCGCGCCAAGGACAAGGTCAGCGGCGGCAAGGGCAAGGACGTCGTCAAGCAGGGCAAGGCCAGCGACCGGCAGGAGGATCGCTGGGAGGACACGTACCGCTGGGACGACTGA
- a CDS encoding M3 family metallopeptidase yields the protein MTSDPTVNPFLVASTLPYELPPFADVRIEHFGPALDLGMAEQLTEVEAIAHPGVAPSFENTIVALERSGRMLDRVRRVFWCLTSADTTPELQRLEAEYAPRLAAHADAITQNRALFARIDELHGRADDLGLDDESRRLLDRYHLDFVRAGAALAPTEQAELRELNAELATLAAEFGVRLLAAAKGAAVQVSDVAELDGLSEDAVAAAAEAARRRDLDGYLIELILPTHQPVLESLRNRDLRRRVLAASLGRGADTDTDTSDLVRRIVIARARRAVLLGYPTHSDYVLADRTVGSNARLDETLQQLIPSAVANAHRDQDRLAEALCADTGESDFGAHDWAYYAGRLDAAATGPDLSAIRPYVELTRTVEDGVFGAAGQVYGLTFRRRDDLAGYHRDVVAYEVFDSDGEPIGLFLGDYYTRAGKQGGAWMESLVVQNRLLGQRPVVVNNLNLAKPPAGQPTLLSMDEVRTLFHEFGHALHGLLSSVTYPRFAGTAVSKDFVEYPSQVNEMWGTDPEILTRYARHVETDEPLPAELTAALQAGPGADQARETVSFLAATWLDLAWHRLTPDEVDDAVRDIDAFEARALGAVGLDLATVPPRYRSRYFNHIFASGYAAGYYSYLWSEILDADTVEWFGEHRARLREAGDEFREALLCRGGSGSEMGYFESFRGRPPRIEPLLRRRGLLNL from the coding sequence GTGACCTCAGACCCGACCGTCAATCCGTTTCTGGTCGCCAGCACGCTGCCGTACGAGCTGCCGCCGTTCGCCGACGTCCGAATCGAGCACTTCGGGCCAGCCCTCGATCTCGGCATGGCCGAGCAACTGACCGAGGTGGAGGCGATTGCTCACCCGGGCGTGGCGCCCAGCTTCGAGAACACGATCGTCGCCCTGGAGCGTTCCGGCCGCATGCTCGACCGCGTGCGCCGGGTCTTCTGGTGCCTGACCTCGGCCGACACCACCCCCGAGCTGCAGCGACTCGAAGCCGAATACGCACCCAGGCTGGCCGCGCACGCTGATGCGATCACCCAGAATCGTGCGCTCTTCGCCAGGATCGACGAGCTGCATGGCCGGGCCGATGATCTCGGCCTGGACGACGAGTCGCGCCGGCTGCTCGATCGTTACCACCTCGACTTCGTTCGGGCCGGCGCCGCGCTGGCCCCCACCGAACAGGCGGAACTTCGGGAGTTGAACGCCGAACTCGCGACGCTGGCGGCCGAGTTCGGCGTACGACTGCTGGCAGCCGCCAAGGGAGCGGCGGTGCAGGTCAGCGATGTCGCCGAGCTCGACGGTCTGAGCGAGGACGCCGTCGCCGCTGCGGCCGAGGCAGCGCGGCGCCGTGACCTGGACGGCTACCTGATCGAGCTCATCCTGCCGACCCACCAGCCGGTGCTCGAGTCGCTCCGGAATCGTGACCTGCGCCGGCGGGTGCTTGCTGCCTCGCTCGGCCGTGGTGCCGACACCGACACAGACACCAGCGATCTGGTGCGGCGGATCGTCATCGCTCGTGCCCGGCGGGCGGTGCTGCTCGGCTACCCGACGCACAGCGACTACGTCCTCGCGGACCGTACCGTCGGCTCCAACGCCCGGCTCGACGAGACCCTGCAGCAGCTGATCCCGTCTGCGGTGGCCAACGCACATCGCGACCAGGATCGGCTCGCCGAGGCATTGTGCGCCGACACGGGTGAGAGCGATTTCGGCGCCCATGACTGGGCCTATTACGCCGGCCGGCTCGATGCAGCAGCAACTGGCCCGGATCTCAGCGCGATCCGCCCCTACGTCGAACTCACCCGGACTGTTGAGGACGGCGTCTTCGGCGCGGCGGGTCAGGTCTATGGACTCACCTTCCGCCGTCGCGACGACTTGGCCGGCTATCACCGCGATGTCGTGGCGTACGAGGTGTTCGACTCGGACGGCGAGCCGATCGGACTCTTCCTTGGCGACTACTACACCCGGGCCGGGAAGCAGGGCGGCGCGTGGATGGAGTCCCTGGTCGTTCAGAACCGGCTGCTCGGTCAGCGGCCGGTGGTGGTGAACAATCTCAATCTGGCCAAGCCGCCGGCCGGACAGCCGACGCTGTTGAGCATGGACGAGGTACGGACGCTGTTCCACGAGTTCGGGCACGCGCTGCACGGTCTGCTCTCGTCGGTGACCTACCCGAGGTTCGCCGGCACGGCGGTGTCGAAGGACTTCGTGGAATATCCCTCGCAGGTCAACGAGATGTGGGGCACAGACCCGGAGATCCTGACCCGCTATGCCCGACACGTCGAGACCGACGAGCCGTTGCCCGCGGAGCTGACCGCCGCCCTGCAAGCCGGCCCGGGCGCTGATCAGGCGCGGGAGACGGTCAGCTTCCTCGCCGCCACCTGGCTGGACCTGGCCTGGCACCGGTTGACCCCGGACGAGGTCGACGATGCGGTCCGCGACATCGACGCCTTCGAAGCCCGAGCCCTCGGTGCGGTGGGCCTGGACCTGGCAACTGTCCCACCGCGCTATCGCAGCCGGTACTTCAACCACATCTTCGCCTCGGGCTATGCGGCCGGGTACTACTCCTACCTGTGGAGCGAGATCCTCGACGCCGATACCGTCGAGTGGTTCGGCGAGCATCGAGCCCGGCTGCGAGAAGCGGGGGACGAATTCCGTGAGGCGTTGCTCTGCCGCGGTGGCAGCGGATCGGAGATGGGCTATTTCGAGTCCTTCCGCGGCCGCCCACCGCGGATCGAGCCGTTGCTGCGCCGACGGGGACTGCTGAACTTGTGA
- the guaB gene encoding IMP dehydrogenase, protein MSHSLGDLTPAGVPQPFATLGLTFDDVLLQPNQSDIIPSEVDTATLVSKRIAVKVPLVSSPMDTVTEARMAVAIARQGGLGVIHRNLSIEDQAHQVDIVKRSEAGMVDEPITISPDATIGEADAMCGRYRISGVPVVDRDQTLLGIVTNRDMRFENDPHRLVGDVMTKMPLVTGPVGIAPEDAMRLLAHNKIEKLPLVDEQGRLKGLITLKDFVKSDQYPNATKDPHGRLRVGAAVGFFGDSWKRAMALVEEGVDLLVVDTAHGHSHGVVDMVKRLKAESACRDVDIVGGNVATYAGAKALVDAGVDGVKVGVGPGSICTTRVVAGVGVPQVTAIHNASRACKPAGVPLIGDGGLQYSGDIAKAIVAGADTVMLGSLLAGCEESPGELIFLNGKQFKAYRGMGSLGAMASRGRNASFSKDRYFQGDVTNDSNLIAEGIEGQVPFRGPLAAVAYQLIGGLRQSMFYTGASTIRELHERGSFVRITSAGLRESHPHDIQMTVEAPNYAG, encoded by the coding sequence GTGTCGCACTCCCTAGGCGATCTCACTCCCGCCGGTGTGCCGCAGCCGTTCGCTACGTTGGGGCTCACCTTCGACGACGTCCTGCTGCAGCCCAACCAGAGCGACATCATCCCCTCCGAGGTGGACACTGCGACGCTGGTGTCCAAGCGGATCGCGGTGAAGGTCCCCCTGGTCTCTTCTCCGATGGACACCGTCACCGAGGCTCGGATGGCGGTCGCCATCGCGCGGCAGGGTGGGCTCGGCGTCATCCACCGGAACCTGTCCATCGAGGACCAGGCGCACCAGGTCGACATCGTCAAGCGCTCCGAGGCCGGCATGGTCGACGAGCCGATCACCATCTCCCCGGACGCCACCATCGGCGAGGCGGACGCGATGTGCGGCCGTTACCGGATCTCCGGCGTACCGGTCGTCGACCGCGACCAGACCCTGCTCGGCATCGTCACCAACCGTGACATGCGGTTCGAGAACGATCCGCACCGGCTGGTCGGCGACGTGATGACCAAGATGCCGCTGGTCACGGGTCCGGTCGGCATTGCGCCCGAGGACGCGATGCGGCTGCTGGCCCACAACAAGATCGAGAAGCTGCCGCTGGTCGATGAGCAGGGTCGGCTGAAGGGCCTGATCACGCTCAAGGACTTCGTCAAGTCCGATCAGTATCCGAACGCGACCAAGGACCCGCACGGTCGCCTGCGCGTCGGTGCGGCAGTCGGCTTCTTCGGCGACTCATGGAAGCGCGCGATGGCGTTGGTCGAGGAGGGTGTCGACCTGCTGGTCGTCGACACCGCGCATGGCCACTCGCACGGCGTGGTGGACATGGTCAAGCGGCTGAAGGCCGAGTCGGCCTGCCGGGACGTCGACATCGTGGGCGGGAACGTCGCCACGTACGCGGGTGCGAAGGCGCTCGTCGATGCCGGTGTCGACGGTGTCAAGGTCGGGGTCGGGCCGGGGTCCATCTGCACCACCCGGGTCGTCGCCGGGGTGGGCGTGCCGCAGGTGACCGCCATCCACAACGCTTCCCGGGCCTGCAAACCCGCCGGTGTCCCGCTGATCGGTGACGGCGGTCTGCAATATTCCGGCGACATCGCCAAGGCCATCGTGGCCGGTGCCGACACCGTGATGCTCGGCTCTCTGCTGGCCGGTTGTGAGGAGAGCCCGGGGGAGCTCATCTTCCTGAACGGCAAGCAGTTCAAGGCCTACCGAGGGATGGGCTCACTCGGGGCCATGGCTTCCCGGGGGCGCAATGCCTCCTTCTCCAAGGACCGCTACTTCCAAGGCGACGTCACCAACGACTCCAACCTGATCGCCGAGGGCATCGAGGGTCAGGTGCCGTTCCGCGGACCGCTGGCTGCGGTGGCATACCAGCTGATCGGCGGCCTGCGGCAGTCGATGTTCTACACCGGCGCCTCGACCATTCGTGAGTTGCACGAACGGGGCAGCTTCGTCCGGATCACCTCTGCGGGTCTGCGGGAGTCCCACCCGCACGACATCCAGATGACCGTCGAAGCACCCAACTACGCCGGCTGA
- a CDS encoding GuaB3 family IMP dehydrogenase-related protein: protein MFEIGRSKRAQQAFAFDDIAIVPSRRTRGEEQVNLTWRIDAFTFDFPLIAAPMDSVMSPATAIEMGRLGGLGVLNLEGLWTRYENPEPLLEEIAAIEDPGAATRRMQEIYAEPIKEELIGQRVAEVRSAGVPAAGALSPQNTQAYAGAVVASGVDFFVIRGTTVSAEHVAGKAEPLNLKQFIYALDVPVIVGGCATYQAALHLMRTGAAGVLVGFGGGAAHTTRDVLGVAVPMASAVSDVAAARRDYLDESGGRYVHVIADGSVGRSGDIAKAIACGADAVMVGSPLAKASEAPGRGYHWGPEAWHARLPRGERVAFDVVGTLEQILRGPSAVPDGTMNLVGALRKAMATTGYTEVKEFQRVEVIVG, encoded by the coding sequence ATGTTCGAGATCGGCCGCAGCAAGCGTGCCCAGCAAGCCTTCGCCTTCGACGACATCGCCATCGTCCCCTCCCGCCGGACGCGGGGTGAGGAACAGGTCAATCTGACCTGGCGGATAGACGCCTTCACCTTCGACTTTCCGCTCATCGCGGCGCCGATGGACTCGGTGATGTCGCCGGCCACCGCGATCGAGATGGGTCGGCTGGGCGGTCTCGGCGTGCTCAATCTCGAGGGGCTGTGGACCCGGTACGAGAATCCCGAGCCGCTGCTGGAGGAGATCGCCGCGATCGAGGATCCGGGCGCGGCTACCCGGCGGATGCAGGAGATCTACGCCGAGCCGATCAAGGAGGAGTTGATCGGTCAGCGCGTTGCCGAGGTGCGCAGCGCCGGCGTTCCCGCGGCCGGTGCCCTGTCCCCGCAGAACACCCAGGCGTACGCGGGTGCGGTGGTCGCCTCCGGAGTCGACTTCTTCGTCATCCGAGGTACGACAGTCTCGGCCGAGCACGTGGCCGGCAAGGCCGAGCCACTCAACCTGAAGCAGTTCATCTACGCCCTCGACGTGCCGGTGATCGTGGGTGGCTGTGCCACCTACCAGGCGGCCCTGCATCTGATGCGGACCGGCGCCGCCGGCGTCCTGGTCGGTTTCGGCGGCGGCGCGGCGCACACCACCCGCGATGTGCTCGGGGTCGCGGTGCCGATGGCCTCCGCGGTTTCCGACGTGGCAGCGGCACGGCGCGATTATCTGGACGAGTCCGGCGGCCGCTACGTGCATGTGATCGCCGATGGCTCGGTCGGCCGGTCGGGCGACATCGCCAAGGCGATCGCCTGCGGCGCCGACGCCGTCATGGTGGGCTCGCCGCTGGCCAAGGCATCCGAAGCGCCCGGGCGCGGCTATCACTGGGGTCCGGAGGCATGGCACGCGAGGCTGCCGCGTGGTGAGCGGGTCGCCTTCGACGTGGTAGGCACACTCGAGCAGATCCTGCGTGGCCCCTCCGCGGTGCCTGACGGCACCATGAACCTGGTCGGTGCGCTGCGGAAGGCGATGGCGACCACCGGCTACACCGAGGTCAAGGAGTTTCAGCGGGTCGAGGTCATCGTCGGTTGA
- a CDS encoding glycerol-3-phosphate dehydrogenase/oxidase, translating to MIPCTVADLEAADLDLLVIGGGIVGAGVALDAVTRGLRVGLVEADDWGGGRSGHTGTLVHGGLVDLPRIGVGAVAALRRERDLLLDRTAPHLVRRVPMLLPFHRGLPERLAVGAGLSVYDAAAFSFRQPGVLPGHRQLTRRAVRRLAPSLAMTDITGAAQFYEGQVDDARLTITVVRTAASYGTLALARTAVRRLLTVDGRVVGAELTDAAGASATVGARAVVLATGTELSRLLPGAQLGPDAPAGPDAPAGPGAPAEPGAESASGAGPTPDGRLAAPIAETVHLVLPRGRLRSSTGLVLRSDGRGEARALYVVPWGRHWIVGSTAAWVDPEQLLAELSRHLERPIGSESVESAYASPAPMGPDMGRAPSIHQPMPGLVLVRGSSLAGYRADAERAVDAAVLQLGGLHPRSVTHRVPLLGADGFNARWNQRHLLARQAGIPVLRMEHLLQRYGTETAVLVAAIEERPELREPLSGAEDYLVAEVWYAVAYEDATRLSDLLARRTRITRETWDGGVKAAPEVARLMAAELGWDPARRTAEIDGFVERAIAGRWQP from the coding sequence TTGATTCCCTGCACCGTCGCCGATCTAGAAGCAGCTGATCTGGACCTGCTGGTCATCGGCGGCGGGATCGTCGGTGCCGGGGTGGCGCTGGACGCGGTGACTCGTGGGCTGCGGGTCGGTCTGGTGGAGGCGGACGACTGGGGCGGCGGACGCTCCGGACACACCGGCACGCTGGTACACGGGGGATTGGTCGACCTTCCCCGGATCGGGGTGGGCGCGGTCGCGGCGCTACGCCGGGAACGGGATCTGCTGCTGGATCGGACGGCGCCGCATCTGGTGCGCCGAGTCCCGATGCTGCTGCCGTTCCACCGTGGTCTGCCGGAACGGCTCGCGGTCGGCGCCGGATTGAGTGTGTATGACGCCGCGGCCTTCTCGTTCCGCCAGCCCGGTGTGCTGCCCGGGCACCGCCAGCTCACTCGCCGCGCGGTCCGTCGACTCGCCCCGTCGCTGGCGATGACCGACATCACCGGTGCCGCGCAGTTCTACGAAGGGCAGGTCGACGACGCCCGGCTCACCATCACCGTGGTCCGCACCGCCGCTTCGTACGGGACGCTCGCGCTGGCTCGAACCGCCGTACGGCGCCTGCTGACGGTCGACGGCCGGGTCGTCGGTGCCGAGCTCACCGACGCCGCGGGTGCCTCAGCCACCGTAGGAGCCCGTGCCGTGGTTCTCGCGACCGGCACTGAGCTGAGTCGGCTGCTGCCCGGAGCCCAGCTGGGACCCGACGCCCCAGCAGGACCCGACGCCCCAGCAGGGCCCGGTGCTCCGGCCGAGCCCGGCGCCGAGTCGGCCTCCGGAGCTGGACCGACCCCCGATGGGCGGCTGGCCGCCCCGATCGCCGAGACCGTGCACCTGGTGCTGCCGCGCGGCAGGCTGCGGTCATCGACCGGACTCGTGCTCCGCTCCGACGGACGGGGCGAGGCGCGCGCACTCTATGTCGTCCCGTGGGGCCGGCATTGGATCGTCGGCAGCACCGCCGCCTGGGTCGATCCGGAGCAACTGCTGGCCGAGCTCAGCCGACACCTGGAACGACCGATCGGATCGGAATCGGTGGAGAGCGCCTACGCGAGTCCAGCGCCGATGGGTCCCGACATGGGCCGGGCGCCCTCCATTCATCAGCCCATGCCAGGACTGGTCCTGGTTCGGGGGAGCAGCCTGGCCGGCTATCGAGCCGATGCCGAGCGCGCCGTCGACGCCGCGGTCCTGCAGTTGGGCGGCCTGCATCCACGGTCGGTGACCCACCGGGTGCCGCTGCTCGGTGCCGACGGGTTCAATGCTCGCTGGAACCAGCGGCACCTGCTGGCCCGACAGGCCGGCATTCCGGTGCTGCGGATGGAGCACCTGCTGCAGCGCTACGGCACCGAGACCGCGGTGCTGGTGGCCGCCATCGAGGAGCGGCCCGAGCTGCGGGAACCGTTGTCCGGCGCGGAGGACTATCTGGTGGCCGAGGTCTGGTATGCAGTGGCGTACGAGGACGCCACCCGGTTGAGTGATCTGCTGGCGCGTCGTACCCGCATCACCCGCGAGACCTGGGATGGCGGCGTCAAGGCGGCCCCTGAGGTGGCCAGGTTGATGGCCGCCGAGCTGGGCTGGGACCCGGCCCGGCGTACTGCGGAGATCGACGGCTTCGTCGAGCGGGCCATTGCCGGTCGCTGGCAACCCTGA
- a CDS encoding SSI family serine proteinase inhibitor, with protein MRLRLGTLLTISLVLVTAACGGGSGGGPSDGPTTGGPTSSGPTSAAATPTSASQLTITVDDGTGKTTRWTLTCDPVGGTHPDPEGACAAVDGHRSALDPVPDGRACAQVYSGPERAEITGTWRGKKISTTLSRNDACQTARWNALVPLVPPGDS; from the coding sequence ATGCGACTTCGCCTCGGCACGCTCCTCACCATCAGCCTGGTGCTCGTCACCGCGGCCTGTGGCGGCGGCAGCGGCGGCGGTCCGTCCGACGGGCCGACAACCGGCGGTCCGACCTCCAGCGGTCCAACGAGTGCCGCGGCCACCCCGACAAGCGCCTCCCAGCTGACCATCACCGTCGATGACGGCACAGGCAAGACCACCCGCTGGACGCTCACCTGTGACCCGGTCGGCGGCACCCACCCCGATCCCGAGGGAGCCTGCGCAGCCGTCGATGGCCACCGCTCCGCCCTGGACCCGGTGCCTGACGGTCGTGCCTGCGCCCAGGTCTACAGCGGGCCTGAGCGAGCCGAGATCACCGGCACCTGGCGCGGCAAGAAGATCTCGACCACGCTGTCCCGCAACGACGCGTGTCAGACCGCGCGCTGGAACGCCCTGGTGCCGCTGGTCCCGCCCGGCGACAGCTGA